In Polyodon spathula isolate WHYD16114869_AA chromosome 11, ASM1765450v1, whole genome shotgun sequence, one genomic interval encodes:
- the LOC121322607 gene encoding P2Y purinoceptor 12-like, translated as MTDFNLFDVPQRAELMDLTESPDSLSNYTNLTEVDSRCIRDNAVHRVAFPVLYTILFIVGISLNSLAAWVFFQIPSKSNFIIYLKNIVVADLLMTLTFPFKILRDSKLCPEYLKIIVCQVTSVVFYFTMYISIILFGLISIDRYQKIVSPFKNAKTLSLQCVKVLSAAIWAFMFFLSLPNMFLIKQEHVSEHFKCASLKTEFGLKWHEVVNYTCQIIFWANLAVVTFCYVLITKELYNSYTRTKSTNRKGRKTVKMNVFLVLAVFSICFLPYHFSRVPYTMSQTRDMFRCSLKIILFQVKESTLWLSSLNSCLDPLIYFFLCDSFRKSLFKTLNLTFFRCFSTRKKVQERPTEGTPLKATSI; from the coding sequence ATGACTGATTTCAACCTCTTTGATGTTCCACAGCGGGCTGAGCTAATGGATCTCACAGAAAGCCCAGACAGCTTATCCAACTATACAAACCTTACTGAAGTGGACAGCAGGTGTATAAGAGACAATGCTGTACACAGGGTGGCATTCCCTGTGCTCTACACAATTCTCTTCATTGTGGGGATTTCACTAAACAGCCTGGCTGCCTGGGTGTTCTTTCAAATCCCCAGCAAGTCCAATTTCATCATTTATCTGAAGAACATTGTGGTAGCCGACCTTCTCATGACCCTGACGTTTCCCTTTAAGATCCTTCGTGATTCCAAGCTATGTCCTGAATACCTTAAAATAATCGTCTGCCAGGTGACCTCTGTGGTCTTTTACTTCACCATGTACATTAGCATCATACTCTTCGGGTTAATAAGCATCGACCGCTATCAGAAAATAGTGAGTCCGTTTAAAAATGCCAAAACATTGAGCTTACAGTGTGTAAAAGTTCTGTCAGCAGCCATCTGGGCCTTTATGTTTTTCCTTTCCCTACCAAATATGTTTCTGATAAAACAGGAGCACGTTTCTGAACATTTCAAATGTGCTTCCTTGAAAACAGAGTTTGGGTTAAAGTGGCACGAAGTCGTCAACTATACTTGTCAGATTATTTTCTGGGCTAATCTAGCTGTAGTTACTTTTTGCTACGTTTTaatcactaaagaactgtataaCTCATATACCAGAACCAAAAGCACTAACAGAAAGGGtaggaaaactgtcaaaatgaatgtatttctaGTTTTAGCAGTCTTTAGTATTTGCTTTTTGCCATACCATTTTTCACGCGTCCCCTACACCATGAGCCAGACAAGAGACATGTTTCGGTGCTCACTCAAGATCATCCTGTTTCAAGTGAAGGAAAGCACGCTGTGGCTTTCCTCTCTCAACTCATGCCTTGATCCCCTGATCTACTTTTTTCTCTGCGATTCATTCAGAAAGtcactttttaaaacactgaatctAACTTTCTTCAGATGCTTTTCAACCAGAAAGAAAGTACAGGAACGCCCCACTGAAGGTACTCCTCTTAAAGCTACTTCTATCTAG
- the LOC121322864 gene encoding P2Y purinoceptor 13-like, translating into MNSSHLNTSSELPPTSGKCVRDTSITQVVFPCLYTLLFAVGLTLNCLAAWIFFRIPNSTTFVIYQKNVVVADLLMTVTILIKTISDSGLGSWQLKVFVCRYSSVVFYMTMYISIILLGLISLDRYLKIAKPFGRAFIHNTAFGKILTVLIWTLMFFITALPNMILTNKTPSTSVKKCSSLKGPLGLKWHEAVNYICQIIFWTVLALMVVCYTLISNKVYQSYKNSRSNDKTATHKTKARVFIVVAVFCICFAPFHFTRIPYTLSQTGTLSDCRTQNILYAAKESTLWLSATNTCLDPLIYIFLCRVFRKKLFDTLRLKSKTVQTNQTLTNAEETPM; encoded by the coding sequence atgaactcaAGCCACCTCAACACTTCCAGTGAGCTGCCACCCACCTCAGGTAAATGCGTCCGAGACACCAGCATCACTCAGGTGGTTTTTCCATGTTTGTATACACTCCTCTTTGCTGTGGGGCTCACCCTCAACTGTCTGGCAGCATGGATCTTTTTCCGCATTCCCAATTCAACCACATTCGTTATCTACCAAAAAAATGTGGTAGTCGCCGATCTTTTAATGACTGTGACAATATTAATTAAAACGATCAGTGATTCAGGACTTGGATCTTGGCAACTGAAGGTTTTTGTATGTCGATACTcttctgttgttttttatatGACTATGTACATCAGTATCATCTTGCTTGGGCTGATAAGTCTTGATAGGTACCTCAAAATCGCGAAACCTTTTGGAAGAGCCTTCATCCACAACACAGCCTTTGGAAAAATCCTGACGGTGCTGATATGGACGTTAATGTTTTTTATAACAGCCCTGCCAAATATGATTCTGACAAACAAGACCCCCTCTACATCGGTAAAGAAATGCAGTTCGCTGAAGGGCCCCCTGGGATTAAAGTGGCACGAAGCTGTAAACTATATCTGCCAAATTATTTTCTGGACTGTTCTTGCCCTGATGGTTGTCTGTTACACCTTAATAAGCAATAAAGTGTACCAATCTTACAAAAACTCCAGAAGCAATGATAAAACAGCCACACATAAAACAAAGGCCAGGGTGTTTATCGTTGTGGCTGTGTTTTGTATCTGCTTTGCTCCGTTTCATTTTACGAGAATACCATACACCCTGAGCCAGACAGGAACGCTGTCCGACTGCAGGACACAGAACATACTTTACGCTGCAAAAGAAAGTACTCTGTGGTTGTCAGCAACCAACACTTGCTTAGACCCACTCATATATATTTTCCTGTGCAGAGTGTTTCGGAAAAAGTTGTTTGATACTTTGAGACTTAAATCCAAAACTGTTCAGACAAATCAAACCTTGACAAACGCAGAGGAAACACCAATGTAG